The Bernardetia sp. ABR2-2B DNA window AAATAGAAATATAACGTTCTGGCTGGGTTGCAATCTTCTCCATTTCTGCTAAATAAGCTGTAAAATTTTCATCCGTCGCTTTTGTACCAGTAAGCTCTACTTGTATGAGTGGTGGAAACTCTGAATAGTCAAATATTCCAAAAGGTATTTTATCTTCCATTTTACTTATTGTATGTGTTTGTTTTTATTTTACCAACAGTTTGTGTTTCTAATTTATTGTTTCTTGGTCATTTTTAATAAATAAACTTTTGTTATCTCTTAGAGTTTACACATTTAAAGATATTTTAGGCGTTTTTTCCAAAAAAAGATAATAATCACTATTTATGCATATTTTATTAACAGGTTCTACAGGTTATATCGGTCGCAGATTACTTCCCATTCTCGTACAGTCTGGGCATTCCGTAACTTGTTTGGTTAGAGATGTTAGGCGTTTTGATTTAGAAGATTTTGATGAGGAGTTTATGCAGAATGTACAGCTTGTAGAGGTTGATTTGATGGATGTAGAAAGTTTGGACAAACTGCCCAAGGATATTGACGCAGCATATTATTTCGTTCATGGAATGTCCACTTCTTATGGTTCTTTTACAGAAGTAGAAAAAGACATGGCTATTAATTTTGCAGAGTATATTTCAACTACACAAGCTAAACAAATCATTTATTTGAGTGGGATTTCTAATGATGATGAATTATCAGCACATCTTCAATCCAGAAAACTTACTGAATCTTATTTAAAAAAATCTGGTGTACCTGTAACTGTTTTGAGAGCAGCTATAATTATTGGCTCTGGCAGTGCTTCTTTTGAAATAATTAGGGATTTGGTAGAGAAATTACCTGTTATGGTCGCTCCTAAATGGATAAAAACTAAATGTCAGCCTATTGCAATACGAGATGTTATTTATTATTTGGAGGCAATTTTACTCAAAGAAGATAGCTTTAATAGAATTTTTGATATTGGAGGACCTAATATTCTGACTTATAAGGAAATGATGATGCAATATGCCGAAGTTAGAAACTTGAATAGAAGTCTGTTTACTATCCCCCTTCTTACGCCTCGTCTTTCTTCTTACTGGCTTTATTTTGTTACTTCTACTTCCTATAATTTAGCTAGAAGTTTGGTTGATAGTATGCACCACGACGTTGTTTGTGAGCATAAAGGTATAAATGAAATTGTTCCACGAGAGCTACTTTCTTACAAAGAAGCATTAGAAAAAGCCTTTCAAAAAATTGCTCAAAGTGAAGTGGTTTCAAGTTGGAAAGATACACTTTCAGGGCCTATTGAGAAAAACTTTTTGGATTTTGTTCAAGTTCCTACTTATGGTTGCCTTACGGATAAAAGAAGGTATGATTTTGCAAGAAATCCTAGAGAAGTAATTGATAATATTTGGGCAATTGGAGATAAGAGAGGGTGGTATTATGGAACGTGGCTTTGGAAACTAAGAGGTTTTTTGGATAAGTTAGTGGGTGGAGTAGGCTTGAGGCGTGGTAGAAGAGATGCCAAAAAACTCAAAGCAGGTGATGCACTTGATTTTTGGAGAGTTTTGTTGGCAGACCGTCAGAATGGAAGGTTACTTTTGTATGCTGAAATGAAACTCCCTGGTGAAGCTTGGTTGGAGTTTCAAATTAAGGAAAAAGAAGGAAAGAATATATTAATCCAAAATGCTACTTTTCGTCCTTTAGGGCTTTGGGGACGATTATATTGGTATTTGGTATTGCCTCTTCATAGTTTTGTCTTCCCTGGAATGGCTAAGGGAATTATTTCATACCAAGAAAAAACAGTTTAATATTATCAATTTATACTTCCAAATATGAAATTACTTTTTTGTGTCTATTTGAGTGTTTTATTTTTTAGTTTGTTTTCTTGTCAGAATGATAAAAGAGTAGAAAATGAAAATTCTCTTTCCATTCAAAGAGAGAAATCAAAATTAGTTGTAGAATATAGAATATTGAGTAATGTAAAATATCTTGAAGATAGAAATTGCATAGAAAAACTGGCTTCATGCAAAAATCCAAAAGCAGAAGTTCGTTTTCTTTTTCCAAAAAACATTTCTGAACTGGGTTTAGATACAGCCTACCAAGAAGATTCTTATTTTATTCACCAGTTAGGTGTTTTTAATAAACCTATCTTTAATGAAGATGAAAATTACAGAATTTATGTTATGACTTTTGATTATATGGTTTCTCTAGTAGTTTTTGAAGATAAAAGGACTAAAAATAGGACTTTTACTATTACAGGAAAGGCAAAAGGAATATTTTGGATAAATAGTTCTTATTGGATTGTTGGAAATGATTGTCATATGGGTT harbors:
- a CDS encoding SDR family oxidoreductase — translated: MHILLTGSTGYIGRRLLPILVQSGHSVTCLVRDVRRFDLEDFDEEFMQNVQLVEVDLMDVESLDKLPKDIDAAYYFVHGMSTSYGSFTEVEKDMAINFAEYISTTQAKQIIYLSGISNDDELSAHLQSRKLTESYLKKSGVPVTVLRAAIIIGSGSASFEIIRDLVEKLPVMVAPKWIKTKCQPIAIRDVIYYLEAILLKEDSFNRIFDIGGPNILTYKEMMMQYAEVRNLNRSLFTIPLLTPRLSSYWLYFVTSTSYNLARSLVDSMHHDVVCEHKGINEIVPRELLSYKEALEKAFQKIAQSEVVSSWKDTLSGPIEKNFLDFVQVPTYGCLTDKRRYDFARNPREVIDNIWAIGDKRGWYYGTWLWKLRGFLDKLVGGVGLRRGRRDAKKLKAGDALDFWRVLLADRQNGRLLLYAEMKLPGEAWLEFQIKEKEGKNILIQNATFRPLGLWGRLYWYLVLPLHSFVFPGMAKGIISYQEKTV